One Candidatus Woesearchaeota archaeon genomic region harbors:
- the amt gene encoding ammonium transporter, with the protein MIKEKLTVKILIGAIICSLFIVLLPSYAFAQEITLEKTAKSIDFVWVLIAAFLVFMMQAGFAMVETGFTRAKNACNIMMKNLLDFCCGALAYWAIGFGLMFGVGNLFFGKTNFFFGGTDMWQYAFWMFQVVFAATAATIVSGAVAERIKFIGYIFYTVFITALIYPLVGHWIWGGGWLSKLPMPFIDFAGSTVVHSVGGYAGLAGTIILGPRIGKYIGKTIKPIKGHSMTLAALGVFLLWFGWYGFNPGSTLSANNWSIAAIAVTTTLAACAAAVSAMIFTWIKYKKPDVGLTLGATLGGLVAITAGTANVSPASSIIIGAIGGILYVLAVAFFDRIKVDDPVGAVSCHAVNGVWGTLAVGLFAQKEFGGVNGLFFGGGFGQLISQLVGVVSVAVFVLGSMLLFFKLIDMIIGLRVSKEDELKGLDLSEHNAEAYADFPISAAND; encoded by the coding sequence GTGATAAAAGAAAAATTAACCGTAAAAATACTGATTGGCGCAATTATCTGCTCTCTTTTTATTGTTCTCCTGCCTTCATACGCCTTTGCGCAAGAAATAACATTGGAAAAGACAGCAAAGTCTATTGATTTTGTTTGGGTCTTGATAGCTGCATTTTTGGTGTTTATGATGCAGGCAGGATTTGCAATGGTTGAAACTGGCTTTACAAGGGCAAAGAACGCCTGTAATATAATGATGAAAAACCTTTTGGATTTTTGCTGTGGCGCGCTAGCATACTGGGCTATTGGCTTTGGGTTAATGTTTGGAGTTGGAAATTTATTTTTTGGCAAAACCAACTTCTTTTTTGGAGGAACTGATATGTGGCAGTATGCCTTTTGGATGTTCCAGGTTGTTTTTGCAGCAACAGCAGCAACAATAGTGAGCGGGGCAGTTGCCGAGAGGATTAAATTTATTGGGTATATATTTTATACTGTATTTATTACAGCACTAATCTACCCTTTGGTGGGCCATTGGATATGGGGTGGCGGCTGGCTGAGCAAACTGCCAATGCCATTTATAGATTTTGCAGGCTCAACAGTTGTGCATAGCGTTGGAGGATATGCTGGTTTGGCTGGAACAATCATATTAGGCCCAAGAATAGGGAAATATATAGGCAAGACAATCAAGCCAATAAAAGGGCATTCAATGACTTTGGCAGCTTTAGGAGTTTTCCTTTTGTGGTTTGGATGGTATGGCTTTAACCCAGGCTCAACATTATCTGCAAATAACTGGAGCATTGCAGCAATTGCAGTTACAACTACTTTGGCAGCATGCGCTGCTGCAGTAAGCGCAATGATTTTTACATGGATAAAATATAAAAAGCCGGATGTTGGATTAACATTAGGGGCAACACTAGGCGGATTAGTTGCGATAACTGCCGGAACTGCGAATGTCAGTCCAGCAAGCTCAATAATAATAGGGGCAATAGGAGGCATATTATATGTTCTTGCAGTAGCATTTTTTGACAGAATTAAGGTAGATGACCCTGTAGGCGCTGTATCATGCCATGCAGTTAATGGAGTATGGGGAACTTTGGCAGTTGGCTTGTTTGCGCAAAAAGAATTTGGCGGAGTTAACGGGCTATTTTTTGGAGGCGGATTTGGCCAGCTTATTAGCCAGCTTGTTGGAGTGGTTAGTGTAGCGGTATTTGTTTTAGGAAGCATGCTTTTGTTTTTTAAGCTGATAGATATGATAATTGGATTAAGGGTAAGCAAAGAAGACGAGCTTAAAGGCCTGGACTTGTCAGAGCACAATGCAGAAGCCTATGCTGATTTCCCGATATCAGCTGCAAATGATTAG
- a CDS encoding P-II family nitrogen regulator, with translation MKLIIAIVRPEKLRDVKEELFKEKIHMMTVIDVRGCGQQKGFIEEYRGVIEEVELHRKVMLLIAVNESYVEKTVKAITKGARTNGKEGKVGDGKIFIVDLEDCIRIRTGERGVAAIGGESEELNKLQK, from the coding sequence ATGAAATTAATAATCGCTATAGTGAGGCCGGAAAAACTAAGGGATGTAAAAGAAGAGCTGTTTAAGGAAAAAATCCATATGATGACTGTGATAGACGTAAGGGGCTGCGGCCAGCAAAAGGGGTTTATAGAGGAATATAGGGGAGTTATTGAAGAAGTGGAATTGCACAGGAAAGTTATGCTGCTTATCGCAGTAAATGAAAGCTATGTTGAAAAAACAGTTAAAGCAATTACAAAAGGAGCAAGAACTAATGGCAAAGAAGGCAAGGTTGGCGATGGAAAGATTTTTATAGTGGACCTTGAAGACTGCATAAGGATAAGAACTGGAGAGAGGGGCGTTGCTGCAATTGGCGGCGAGTCAGAAGAGCTTAATAAATTACAAAAATGA
- a CDS encoding Lrp/AsnC family transcriptional regulator: protein MSNSKIGLDNVDKEIINILITDPRLSYREIAKAVKVSAATAMNRIRKLEKEKVIKRYTTILDYDEIGFDVEVLIEIRISKGKLFEVEKKIASHPNVFAVYDITGDFDASILARFKNRKEMDSFLKKIQTYDFVERTFTKFILHTIMEKEISL, encoded by the coding sequence ATGTCAAACTCAAAAATTGGGCTGGATAATGTAGATAAAGAGATAATAAACATCCTGATAACCGACCCCAGATTGTCATACCGGGAAATAGCAAAAGCCGTAAAAGTTTCAGCTGCTACTGCAATGAACAGGATAAGAAAACTGGAAAAAGAGAAAGTAATTAAACGGTATACAACAATACTGGATTATGATGAGATCGGCTTTGACGTTGAGGTTTTAATTGAAATAAGGATATCCAAGGGAAAATTATTTGAAGTCGAGAAAAAAATAGCCAGCCACCCCAATGTATTTGCCGTTTACGATATTACCGGGGATTTTGATGCCTCCATCTTGGCCAGATTCAAAAACAGGAAGGAAATGGACAGCTTTCTTAAAAAGATACAGACGTATGATTTTGTAGAGAGAACATTCACAAAATTCATTCTTCATACGATCATGGAAAAAGAAATCAGCCTGTAA